One window of Pogoniulus pusillus isolate bPogPus1 chromosome 9, bPogPus1.pri, whole genome shotgun sequence genomic DNA carries:
- the NFKB1 gene encoding nuclear factor NF-kappa-B p105 subunit isoform X2 translates to MAEDSYIMGVHDPQMFAMDQLIGMNTLFNSTNYITSDIPLRTADGPYLQIIEQPKQRGFRFRYVCEGPSHGGLPGASSEKNKKSFPQVKICNYVGPAKVIVQLVTNGKYVHLHAHSLVGKFCEDGVCTVNAGPKDMVVGFANLGILHVTKKKVFETLEARMIDACKKGYNPGLLVHPELAHLQADGCGDRQLTEREREIIRQAAVQQTKEMDLSVVRLMFTAFLPDSNGSFTRKLDPVISDAIYDSKAPNASNLKIVRMDRTAGCVTGGEEIYLLCDKVQKDDIQIRFYEEDENGGMWEGFGDFSPTDVHRQFAIVFKTPKYRDVNITKPASVFVQLRRKSDLETSEPKPFLYYPEIKDKEEVQRKRQKLMPNFSDGYGGGSGSGGGGMYGGGGSAGSGFSYPSYGYSAFGGMHFHPGTTKSNAGMKHGLSNSTVERDGKSSNKESDKCDEKHDVKVETMERRECRTSGDHEEKEDADAASCKTEANEADCRWQGGLFLEKAMQLAKRHCNALFDYAVTGDVKTLLAVQRHLTVVQDDNGDNVLHLAIIHLHTELVKNLLEVMPDLNYDIINMRNDLYQTPLHLAVITRQAEVVRDLLKAGADVSLLDRHGNSVLHLAATEGDAKILSLLLKHKKIAPMINLFNGEGLCAVHMVVMANSLSCLKQLIAAGVNINIQEQKSGRTALHLAVEQENVPLAGCLLLEGDADVDSTTYDGTTPLHIAAGRGSTKLAAVLKAAGANPHLENFEPLFDLDDVKDDDEGIVPGTTPLDMAANCEVYDILNGKPYESAVVSEDLLTQGHLKDLNESYKMQLYKLLELPDPSKNWSILAQKLGLGILNNAFSLSPSPSKTLLDNYEVSGGTVVELMAALRQMDHREAIELLQEALSVSQSPSPLEDSTAEALVLSSPSLAFANGETDPSSAASILMWKLTA, encoded by the exons ATCTGCAATTATGTTGGACCTGCAAAAGTAATTGTCCAGTTGGTGACAAATGGGAAATATGTCCACTTGCATGCTCACAGCCTGGTGGGTAAATTCTGTGAAGATGGAGTATGCACAGTTAATGCAGGACCTAAAGATATGGTTGTAGG GTTTGCAAATCTTGGGATCCTTCATGTCACAAAGAAGAAGGTGTTTGAAACTCTGGAAGCACGCATGATAGATGCTTGCAAAAAAGGATACAACCCAGGGCTCCTGGTGCATCCCGAACTTGCCCATCTGCAGGCAGATGGATGTGGAGACAGACAGTTGACTG AACGAGAGAGGGAAATCATTCGCCAAGCAGCGGTACAGCAGACCAAGGAAATGGATCTCAGCGTGGTGCGCCTCATGTTCACAGCCTTCCTGCCTGACAGCAACGGGAGCTTCACACGGAAACTTGATCCTGTTATATCAGATGCAATATATGACAGCA AAGCACCCAACGCCTCCAACTTAAAAATCGTAAGAATGGACAGAACCGCAGGGTGCGTAACGGGAGGGGAAGAGATTTACCTTCTCTGCGACAAGGTTCAGAAAG ATGATATACAAATACGTTTCTATGAAGAGGATGAGAATGGAGGTATGTGGGAAGGCTTTGGAGACTTTTCTCCTACAGATGTACACAGGCAG TTTGCCATCGTGTTCAAAACACCCAAGTATCGAGATGTCAACATCACAAAGCCAGCATCTGTGTTTGTACAGCTGCGTCGGAAATCCGATCTAGAAACCAGCGAACCAAAGCCTTTTCTCTACTATCCAGAAATCAAAG ATAAAGAAGAAGTGCAAAGGAAACGACAGAAGCTCATGCCCAACTTCTCTGATGGCTATGGAGGAGGCAGTGGCTCAGGAGGCGGTGGCATGTACGGAGGGGGAGGTAGTGCTGGATCTG GGTTCAGTTATCCTTCATATGGGTACTCAGCTTTTGGAGGGATGCATTTCCACCCTGGCACAACAAAGTCCAATGCTGGAATGAAACATG GGCTATCAAATAGCACCGTTGAACGAGATGGGAAGAGCTCAAATAAAGAAAGTGACAAATGTGACGAGAAACATGATGTGAAAGTGGAAACTATGGAGAGGAGGGAGTGCAGAACCTCTGGTGATCATGAGGAAAAAGAAGATGCTGATGCTGCTTCCTGTAAAACTGAAGCAAATGAAGCAGATTGCAGGTGGCAGG GTGGTCTGTTCCTGGAGAAGGCCATGCAGCTTGCCAAGCGCCACTGCAATGCTCTCTTTGATTATGCTGTAACTGGAGATGTGAAGACACTGTTGGCTGTTCAGCGCCACCTCACTGTTGTCCAGGATGATAATGGAGACAA TGTCCTTCATTTAGCAATTATCCACCTTCATACTGAGCTGGTGAAGAACCTTTTGGAAGTGATGCCTGATTTGAATTATGACATCATTAACATGAGAAATGACCTTTATCAG ACCCCCTTGCACCTGGCAGTGATCACAAGGCAGGCAGAAGTGGTACGCGACTTGctgaaggctggagcagatgtCAGCCTTCTGGATCGCCATGGCAATTCTGTCTTACATTTAGCTGCTACTGAAGGAGATGCCAAGATTTTGAGTCTGCTTCTCAAGCACAAGAAGATAGCTCCAATGATCAACCTTTTCAACGGTGAAG GTCTCTGTGCAGTTCACATGGTGGTGATGGCAAACAGCCTGTCCTGCCTCAAACAGCTGATTGCTGCTGGCGTTAACATCAACATTCAGGAACAAAAATCTGGACGGACTGCATTGCACTTAGCTGTTGAACAAGAGAACGTCCCTTTGGCAGGCTGCCTTTTGCTGGAG GGTGATGCAGATGTGGACAGCACTACATACGATGGGACAACTCCACTTCACATAGCAGCTGGAAGGGGCTCTACAAAACTGGCAGCAGTTCTCAAAGCAGCAG GTGCAAATCCTCACCTTGAGAACTTTGAGCCATTGTTTGATCTAGATGATGTGAAAGATGACGATGAAGGGATTGTGCCTGGAACAACCCCCCTGGATATGGCAGCCAACTGTGAA GTGTATGACATACTCAATGGCAAACCCTACGAGTCAGCAGTGGTTTCAGAGGACTTACTGACACAAG GACACTTGAAAGATCTGAACGAAAGTTACAAGATGCAGCTTTACAAACTGTTGGAGTTGCCCGATCCAAGCAAAAACTGGTCCATTCTAGCACAAAAGCTGGGTCTTGGCATACTGAATAATGCCTTCAGCTTGAGCCCTTCCCCGTCGAAGACCCTGCTAGACAACTACGAG GTTTCTGGTGGCACAGTTGTAGAGCTGATGGCTGCTTTGAGACAGATGGATCACAGGGAAGCCATTGAACTCCTTCAGGAAGCACTATCCGTCTCCCAAAGCCCATCTCCTCTGGAGGACAGTACAGCAGAAGCTCTTGTGTTGTCATCCCCGTCGCTCGCCTTTGCCAATGGAGAGACAG atcccagcagtgctgccagcatctTAATGTGGAAGCTTACAGCCTAG
- the NFKB1 gene encoding nuclear factor NF-kappa-B p105 subunit isoform X1 — protein sequence MAEDSYIMGVHDPQMFAMDQLIGMNTLFNSTNYITSDIPLRTDGPYLQIIEQPKQRGFRFRYVCEGPSHGGLPGASSEKNKKSFPQVKICNYVGPAKVIVQLVTNGKYVHLHAHSLVGKFCEDGVCTVNAGPKDMVVGFANLGILHVTKKKVFETLEARMIDACKKGYNPGLLVHPELAHLQADGCGDRQLTEREREIIRQAAVQQTKEMDLSVVRLMFTAFLPDSNGSFTRKLDPVISDAIYDSKAPNASNLKIVRMDRTAGCVTGGEEIYLLCDKVQKDDIQIRFYEEDENGGMWEGFGDFSPTDVHRQFAIVFKTPKYRDVNITKPASVFVQLRRKSDLETSEPKPFLYYPEIKDKEEVQRKRQKLMPNFSDGYGGGSGSGGGGMYGGGGSAGSGFSYPSYGYSAFGGMHFHPGTTKSNAGMKHGLSNSTVERDGKSSNKESDKCDEKHDVKVETMERRECRTSGDHEEKEDADAASCKTEANEADCRWQGGLFLEKAMQLAKRHCNALFDYAVTGDVKTLLAVQRHLTVVQDDNGDNVLHLAIIHLHTELVKNLLEVMPDLNYDIINMRNDLYQTPLHLAVITRQAEVVRDLLKAGADVSLLDRHGNSVLHLAATEGDAKILSLLLKHKKIAPMINLFNGEGLCAVHMVVMANSLSCLKQLIAAGVNINIQEQKSGRTALHLAVEQENVPLAGCLLLEGDADVDSTTYDGTTPLHIAAGRGSTKLAAVLKAAGANPHLENFEPLFDLDDVKDDDEGIVPGTTPLDMAANCEVYDILNGKPYESAVVSEDLLTQGHLKDLNESYKMQLYKLLELPDPSKNWSILAQKLGLGILNNAFSLSPSPSKTLLDNYEVSGGTVVELMAALRQMDHREAIELLQEALSVSQSPSPLEDSTAEALVLSSPSLAFANGETGKLCNSKFQDSDSVCDSGVETSFRKLSFTYSDSLSSKSAATLSQMTLGCGQESSVQSNYIAN from the exons ATCTGCAATTATGTTGGACCTGCAAAAGTAATTGTCCAGTTGGTGACAAATGGGAAATATGTCCACTTGCATGCTCACAGCCTGGTGGGTAAATTCTGTGAAGATGGAGTATGCACAGTTAATGCAGGACCTAAAGATATGGTTGTAGG GTTTGCAAATCTTGGGATCCTTCATGTCACAAAGAAGAAGGTGTTTGAAACTCTGGAAGCACGCATGATAGATGCTTGCAAAAAAGGATACAACCCAGGGCTCCTGGTGCATCCCGAACTTGCCCATCTGCAGGCAGATGGATGTGGAGACAGACAGTTGACTG AACGAGAGAGGGAAATCATTCGCCAAGCAGCGGTACAGCAGACCAAGGAAATGGATCTCAGCGTGGTGCGCCTCATGTTCACAGCCTTCCTGCCTGACAGCAACGGGAGCTTCACACGGAAACTTGATCCTGTTATATCAGATGCAATATATGACAGCA AAGCACCCAACGCCTCCAACTTAAAAATCGTAAGAATGGACAGAACCGCAGGGTGCGTAACGGGAGGGGAAGAGATTTACCTTCTCTGCGACAAGGTTCAGAAAG ATGATATACAAATACGTTTCTATGAAGAGGATGAGAATGGAGGTATGTGGGAAGGCTTTGGAGACTTTTCTCCTACAGATGTACACAGGCAG TTTGCCATCGTGTTCAAAACACCCAAGTATCGAGATGTCAACATCACAAAGCCAGCATCTGTGTTTGTACAGCTGCGTCGGAAATCCGATCTAGAAACCAGCGAACCAAAGCCTTTTCTCTACTATCCAGAAATCAAAG ATAAAGAAGAAGTGCAAAGGAAACGACAGAAGCTCATGCCCAACTTCTCTGATGGCTATGGAGGAGGCAGTGGCTCAGGAGGCGGTGGCATGTACGGAGGGGGAGGTAGTGCTGGATCTG GGTTCAGTTATCCTTCATATGGGTACTCAGCTTTTGGAGGGATGCATTTCCACCCTGGCACAACAAAGTCCAATGCTGGAATGAAACATG GGCTATCAAATAGCACCGTTGAACGAGATGGGAAGAGCTCAAATAAAGAAAGTGACAAATGTGACGAGAAACATGATGTGAAAGTGGAAACTATGGAGAGGAGGGAGTGCAGAACCTCTGGTGATCATGAGGAAAAAGAAGATGCTGATGCTGCTTCCTGTAAAACTGAAGCAAATGAAGCAGATTGCAGGTGGCAGG GTGGTCTGTTCCTGGAGAAGGCCATGCAGCTTGCCAAGCGCCACTGCAATGCTCTCTTTGATTATGCTGTAACTGGAGATGTGAAGACACTGTTGGCTGTTCAGCGCCACCTCACTGTTGTCCAGGATGATAATGGAGACAA TGTCCTTCATTTAGCAATTATCCACCTTCATACTGAGCTGGTGAAGAACCTTTTGGAAGTGATGCCTGATTTGAATTATGACATCATTAACATGAGAAATGACCTTTATCAG ACCCCCTTGCACCTGGCAGTGATCACAAGGCAGGCAGAAGTGGTACGCGACTTGctgaaggctggagcagatgtCAGCCTTCTGGATCGCCATGGCAATTCTGTCTTACATTTAGCTGCTACTGAAGGAGATGCCAAGATTTTGAGTCTGCTTCTCAAGCACAAGAAGATAGCTCCAATGATCAACCTTTTCAACGGTGAAG GTCTCTGTGCAGTTCACATGGTGGTGATGGCAAACAGCCTGTCCTGCCTCAAACAGCTGATTGCTGCTGGCGTTAACATCAACATTCAGGAACAAAAATCTGGACGGACTGCATTGCACTTAGCTGTTGAACAAGAGAACGTCCCTTTGGCAGGCTGCCTTTTGCTGGAG GGTGATGCAGATGTGGACAGCACTACATACGATGGGACAACTCCACTTCACATAGCAGCTGGAAGGGGCTCTACAAAACTGGCAGCAGTTCTCAAAGCAGCAG GTGCAAATCCTCACCTTGAGAACTTTGAGCCATTGTTTGATCTAGATGATGTGAAAGATGACGATGAAGGGATTGTGCCTGGAACAACCCCCCTGGATATGGCAGCCAACTGTGAA GTGTATGACATACTCAATGGCAAACCCTACGAGTCAGCAGTGGTTTCAGAGGACTTACTGACACAAG GACACTTGAAAGATCTGAACGAAAGTTACAAGATGCAGCTTTACAAACTGTTGGAGTTGCCCGATCCAAGCAAAAACTGGTCCATTCTAGCACAAAAGCTGGGTCTTGGCATACTGAATAATGCCTTCAGCTTGAGCCCTTCCCCGTCGAAGACCCTGCTAGACAACTACGAG GTTTCTGGTGGCACAGTTGTAGAGCTGATGGCTGCTTTGAGACAGATGGATCACAGGGAAGCCATTGAACTCCTTCAGGAAGCACTATCCGTCTCCCAAAGCCCATCTCCTCTGGAGGACAGTACAGCAGAAGCTCTTGTGTTGTCATCCCCGTCGCTCGCCTTTGCCAATGGAGAGACAG GCAAGCTCTGTAACAGCAAGTTCCAAGACAGTGACAGCGTTTGTGACAGTGGTGTGGAGACCTCCTTCCGCAAACTGAGCTTTACGTACTCGGACTCCCTGAGCAGCAAGTCAGCAGCAACACTTAGCCAAATGACCCTGGGCTGTGGACAGGAAAGTTCAGTGCAAAGCAATTACATTGCTAATTGA